One Apostichopus japonicus isolate 1M-3 chromosome 7, ASM3797524v1, whole genome shotgun sequence genomic region harbors:
- the LOC139969693 gene encoding extracellular serine proteinase-like: MRVLLLCMLVGAAAAFAPLLKVDEPIAERYIVKLKGNADLENVISKVRLHEVFDKRVEVRHTFRKVFSGFSARLTDSLVSMLRNLDAVEYIEQEGVVRASAVASWGLDRVDQLALPLDDSYTPIGNGAGAHVYVLDTGINPTHVDFGGRAEAVFDPINDGQNGIDCNGHGTHCAGTIAGTTYGVANGVNVYGLRVLNCGGSGSTADITAADDWVAANGIRPAVASMSLGGGASQASDDGVMGMINAGVQVAVAAGNEDTYACTKSPARTIAAVTVGATDSTDTRASFSNFGACVDIFAPGVSITSAWYDSDTSTNTISGTSMACPHVAGALAVLHAADSSLTPAELKAAIQAKSISDKVIDAVEYSPNLLLYVGNGNGGGSVPEAFGPNTACGTTVTTSGTIITPPGFPFYTGDNLNCGYLLSAPAGSNVRVTFNYFAVEDRALNRCWDTLDIHDGSSSAASLIVSGCGSGIPGPYTSTGSDMYLNLVTDTSVGFPGFEALVEFV; the protein is encoded by the exons ATGAGAGTTTTGCTGCTGTGTATGCTTGTAGGAGCGGCGGCTGCCTTTGCTCCACTGCTGAAGGTCGACGAGCCTATTGCAGAACGCTACATCGTCAAACTGAAG ggtAATGCTGACCTGGAGAATGTAATCAGTAAAGTCAGATTGCATGAAGTTTTCGACAAGAGAGTAGAGGTCAGACACACCTTCCGCAAGGTCTTCAGTGGTTTCTCCGCCAGATTGACCGACAGCCTTGTGTCCATG CTCAGGAATCTTGATGCTGTGGAGTACATTGAACAAGAGGGAGTTGTAAGAGCTTCTGCTGTTGCCTCTTGGGGTCTGGATCGTGTTGATCAATTAGCGCTTCCCTTGGATGATTCCTACACACCAATCG GTAATGGAGCTGGAGCCCATGTGTACGTGCTTGATACCGGAATCAACCCCACCCACGTTGACTTCGGTGGCCGTGCTGAAGCCGTATTTGACCCAATTAATGATGGCCAAAAC GGTATCGATTGTAATGGCCATGGTACCCATTGCGCTGGTACCATCGCAGGTACTACCTATGGAGTAGCCAATGGTGTCAATGTCTATGGTCTTCGAGTTCTGAACTGTGGGGGATCTGGATCTACTGCTGACATTACTGCTG CGGACGACTGGGTTGCTGCCAATGGCATTAGGCCCGCTGTTGCATCTATGTCCCTCGGTGGTGGTGCAAGCCAGGCCAGTGATGACGGTGTAATGGGAATGATTAATGCTGGAGTACAGGTAGCTGTTGCGGCCGGAAACGAAGATACCTATGCTTGCACCAAATCCCCAGCAAGGACAATCGCT GCTGTTACCGTTGGCGCCACAGATAGCACTGATACAAGAGCGTCTTTCTCCAACTTTGGCGCCTGTGTGGATATCTTCGCTCCAGGTGTTTCCATTACAAGTGCATGGTATGACAGTGACACCTCAACCAACACCATCAGTGGTACCAGTATGGCTTGTCCTCATGTTGCag GAGCACTGGCCGTTCTCCATGCCGCCGATAGTTCTCTTACGCCAGCTGAACTGAAAGCAGCCATCCAGGCCAAATCTATCTCTGATAAAGTAATAGACGCAGTCGAATATTCACCAAACCTTCTTCTTTACGTCGGAAATGGCAACGGAGGCGGAAGTGTACCAGAAGCTTTCGGCCCAAATACCG CTTGCGGCACCACTGTCACAACTAGTGGTACAATCATCACCCCACCAGGTTTCCCTTTCTACACCGGGGACAATTTGAATTGTGGCTACTTGTTGTCAGCTCCTGCTGGCTCAAACGTCCGAGTCACATTCAATTACTTCGCCGTGGAAGACAGGGCCCTGAATAGATGCTGGGACACTCTTGAT atacatgaTGGATCTTCCTCTGCCGCATCCCTCATCGTCAGTGGATGTGGATCCGGTATCCCCGGTCCTTATACTAGCACTGGCAGCGACATGTATCTGAATCTGGTTACCGACACCTCTGTCGGTTTCCCCGGTTTCGAAGCCTTGGTAGAATTCGTTTAG